Proteins encoded together in one Carya illinoinensis cultivar Pawnee chromosome 3, C.illinoinensisPawnee_v1, whole genome shotgun sequence window:
- the LOC122304632 gene encoding uncharacterized protein LOC122304632 has product MYAGVNHSAKDLEELWKNLKLTEEEEEVVEIEGCGNEDIRRKDELSLIGRVCSDRVIGKDLISNTMARIWRIGKKASFQEVGKNTYVITFGTHADLQRVLEGKPWFFDNAMFLLMLYDGKMKPGKIAFDSEVFWMQIHNLPLSCMSEEWGNRIGKTVGKVVDVDTQEDGTGWGRWLRVKVEIKLRKQIARGRFISVQNAKHWVLFRYESLPKICFQCSWLLHDDQGCQASKENQREEDPDGKPQFSPWLRAEMAPRRWSGQARYPSDMGAREK; this is encoded by the coding sequence ATGTACGCAGGAGTGAATCACAGTGCTAAAGATCTAGAGGAGTTATGGAAAAATTTGAAACTAacagaagaggaggaagaggtgGTAGAGATAGAGGGCTGTGGGAACGAAGATATACGACGGAAAGATGAACTAAGTCTGATTGGGAGAGTATGCTCGGATAGGGTGATAGGGAAAGACCTGATAAGCAATACCATGGCAAGGATATGGAGGATCGGTAAGAAGGCTTCTTTCCAAGAAGTTGGGAAAAATACCTATGTTATTACTTTTGGAACACATGCGGACCTACAGAGAGTATTGGAAGGAAAGCCTTGGTTTTTTGATAATGCTATGTTTCTCCTCATGCTATATGACGGAAAAATGAAACCGGGGAAGATAGCTTTCGACAGTGAAGTTTTCTGGATGCAAATCCATAACTTACCCTTAAGTTGCATGTCGGAGGAATGGGGTAACAGAATAGGGAAGACGGTGGGCAAGGTGGTAGATGTAGATACGCAAGAGGATGGGACTGGATGGGGTAGATGGTTAAGGGTAAAGGTGGAGATAAAACTTAGGAAACAAATTGCCAGGGGCAGATTCATAAGTGTCCAGAATGCTAAACACTGGGTTCTATTTCGATACGAATCTTTACCAAAAATTTGTTTTCAGTGCAGCTGGCTTCTTCATGATGATCAGGGGTGCCAAGCGAGCAAAGAAAATCAGAGAGAGGAGGACCCCGATGGAAAGCCACAGTTCAGCCCATGGCTTCGGGCTGAGATGGCTCCTAGACGTTGGTCTGGCCAAGCGCGTTATCCAAGCGATATGGGAGCAAGGGAGAAATAG